A stretch of DNA from Sebastes fasciatus isolate fSebFas1 chromosome 16, fSebFas1.pri, whole genome shotgun sequence:
CATAAACCACATTCTCTATATGGGAATGCTgaatactttcagtttactttttatgtacttatcagagatatacttaacaaaggtatacataagtatattttgctcatactgacaagtttacagaaaagtctaagtatgctCATATTGTCAGTCATCTGTCATTGATAGATGTTTCAGAGTCAccctaaaaacaaaatgtaatatttaaagaagttattaaaatcattaaaaaaaaagatgcaagaTAGAGGCTCACAATATAGGACAtgcaaaaaaggaaataaatacatataatatagccgtttgtttaaaaaaaaaaatgtactctCTCCTCATTTTCCATGCTTATCCTTCAAACACACAGACGAGCATCAAGCCTGCCGACTGCAAATATGTGTTACGCCTGAGAAGCCCTGCATTTACTGAAAACCCCAGAGACAAAGTCGTCTCGCGTGCCGCACCAGCTAATAAAAAATCTGGCCACCGAGTGTCACCAGCAGGTCACCAAACCATTCACACGACTCCCGAGCCAGAGGCTTTCAAAGGTGGTGAAATGCCAGTTAAAGAAGAAAAGCAAAACCTGACAGTGACTCTGGGAAGCATCTCATCTTCTAGCATGGAGTCAGACACAACTTTCagctctgatgatgatgatgatggtgatgaggaaGACTCCTCTGCCTCTGAAACTTCCATCAATCTTCCCTCCCCGGAGATCTTCAGAAGAGAGAGCTATGGTTTGTGTGCATTTTTGTTTATCCACCACCAGAATGTAAGGTTATTAGattctatttttttaatcttctttCCACAGTGGAGACATTGACTTTCCCCTTTACGGAGGAGCTGGGTCTCCATCTTCACATAAAAAACTCCACCCTGCTGGATGTGAGCCACGCTGAGAGCATCAACATGTTTCATCCCCCCAATGTTTCTAACATCCTCGGTAATACacatttcttattatttaaaatagcAAACTACTGTAGGTATCATAAGAAATTTGGTTAGTACAGTTAATTTTGTAGGATATTTAGACCCCAGCCAATAACTTTgaagttaaaatatatatatatatttttttttggatgTACCTTTAAGTATGATATTGCTATGggataaacattttaaacttgttaataaaaaaaagaaattgggtatagaattttttttttatcacaacttaaaatatatattagcaGTTGGTCAGTTGTAGCTTATCGTGTATTCTGaggaatatatataataaaataatcattaaataaaaacatatataaaattatataataaataaaatgtataaaataaaataaaaattgaaaAGTGTACAGTGTTAGTTTTAGGAAGCGTCGGCCTTTTCAGATTTTTTAGAAtctcatttttaaaaacacattgttgTGGCAAGaaagtttgtattttttaatatctttgggtaaggaataaaaaagaaagtaataatCATAATTTAATTATATTGTTCTATTtcataaaattgtatttatttatttttcttcaattTGCAATTAAAACATAAGAGGATTTTTTCACAACAAGTCATGtattaaaaaattatattttgcagGGTCAAATTGTCATTCTAACAACAGAAAAACTGATATAATTTGATGTCcaagtgtatgtatgtatgtatatgaaacaGTCGGCAGTTGTCTGATAATAACTAAACATTTGTCTGCAGATGTCTCTACAATCCTTGCTGAAAAGAGCTGTGAGATCAAGTGAGTCTGTTGAATTTCTTTCTTGAAAAGACACTTAACATGCACCATTTAGTAGATTAATTTTCCAAAAGTTCTAATAATATCTTGAGTGCTCTACATGACCAAAACTGATCTTCTCTCTTTGCATCAAAAACAGAGGACCTGAAGCTGAGACCAAAATACATACAGACTCATTTAAAACAGGTTAAGATTCATTAATTGAGATGTGTATCTTAATCAAACTGTACAATGTCATAAAGCACCAAATAATAATGTGATAGTCTTGTTTTTCAACCCTCAATCTGCAGAGAAGGCCTTCAAGAGGGAAACTCCACCAAAAGTGAGAAAGTCACCTGGCTATCCATGTAATGTAAAATATGACGTACACAATTTAATTTTTACTTAAATTATGATCATGGTCTAATATAGTTCTGCTCCCCTAGCTCACCAACAGAAGGCCCATTTCGTACAAGAAGAAGGTATGGTTTTGCCCCATCATTGCTGAGACCTTTGAAGCAAAACACACACCAGCCTCCAAATTAACCATCCACATGTCCAGCCCGGCTGAGCAGCTGCAGCCTGACGCAGACACATCCAGAGCAGGTGAGATCAACTCTAAAGAAGAAGCATTACGACTGACGGCAACGTTGAAAAGGCCTGTACAAAGTAGCCCGGAGAAAGCCAAGTTATTTGACTTTGACAACAGTGACAGGGATGCCTTCTTTAAAGGGATGAGGGAAAGGTGCGTCCATCTCAGGAGTGCTcctttatttcctctcacaGCTCCTGAGTACACAGAACCTTTTGTCCTGTGACATTTGAAGCCAAAATATTGTATGTAAACATTTGAGCTTTCTCCCATAATCTATAGAGATCAAGGAAGTCCGTATATGAAATATCCTGTAAAAGACCTCAAAACAAGATGTCAAGACTCAGTATATGAGGCTGAATAAATGTCTgaaactgaaaaaataaatgtgcacAGTTTAATCAGCATTTGAATGTGTTATTTAAAGAGAATAATTCCAATTCATGCCACACCTTGTCATGTATGTAGGTGCCTGCACACCATAGACTATCTACTTTCATTGCTTTTCAACCTGGCGCTTATTACATAACCTACTGTACAAATTGTGGCACATCCGGTTATGAAAATGCACTTTTAATACACACTGTAAGCAGTCAAACCAGCCCCGGATTTCCATATTTAAAATTTTGCATAATCAAACAAGTGTCTGGTGCAAAATGACCACTAGATGTCAGACCTGTATTGTATTGTACTATATCTTAAATAGCCATCTTTTCTCTTCTCCTGATTGTGATTGTTTGTCAATTTTATATGTGAAATATATAcatgttgtttgtgttatttaatCTCTACAAATGTGTCAATGCCATAAGCGCCTTATCTGAGCTACAAATTCGAATGTGattttatttgactttgtgGCTTTCTATATTTGTGTCATCTGTCTTTCAACACTTTTATGCgtcagaaaaaaatgtccaaaataactgattgtacaataaataattttttttagcctattttcatgtatttatttagaattCTTGTTGGACACCCCTCTGTGTTTTTTGAAGCCAAAATATGGTATGTAAAGATTTTGACTTTCTCCCATAATCTATAGAGATCAAAGAGGTCTGTGCGTGAAATATCCTGTAAAAGAGCAGTACCTCAAAACGAGATGTCAACACTCAGTGTAACAAGTGTATGAGGCCGTCTAAATATGGAAAATGTGCACAGTTTAATCAGTATTTGAATATGTTATTTAAAGAGAATAAGTCAAAGGGATGCCACCTGCACACCATAGACCTTTCAACTTTCATTGCTTCTCAACCTGGcccttattttttattattattattacatagtCTACAGTACAAATTGTGTCACATCTGGTTATGAAAATGCACTTGTATATACACTGAAAGCAGTCAAACCAGCCCCagatttccttttttaaaatgttatcaaacaagTGTCTGGTGCAAAATGACCACTAGATGTCAGACCTGTATTTTATCTAAAATAGCCATCTTTTCTCTTCTCCTGAGGGTGATTGTTTGTCAATTttacatgtgaaatatatatgtttgtgtttatctgcatgttttatttactctCTCTATGTGTCAATGCCATAAGCACCTAATCTAagctaaatgtaaatgtatttaaccTTCTGTCTAACTGTCTTTCTacactagatagatagatagatagtaactttattgatcccgagggaaattcaagtttccagcatcacagttccgtagtgcaaaaacatgttagtaaaaaggcagtaaaaaagttagtagtgcaaagtacaaagtacaaaaaaatataccagatataaaaatacaaggagatgaagaaaactgttaaaactgaatatagtgcagggtaacagctgtgatacaggactattaagagactgttaaaaatgagtaatgtgcgtcagaaaaaaaaatgattgtacaataaatacattatgtatttgcatgtttttagATTATAGCCTGAATACTTCTTGTTGGATACACCTctgtgcttctttttttttagcacaaTCCTGGCTTTTCCACTTAACTCTTTTCTCATGTGGGTCCTTCAATGAtcttataatttattttttattttatttatttatttgcacatatataaaactgcacaaaatccagtcaatgaaaaaaaacaaaagaagaaatgtgtgaggagaggtcaagggaaaaaaaatgacaaaaaggaataaagatctaaactaacataatttgtaaaatacaacaaaagttaaacaagaagtacacaaaatgtgcagaaaaacataaccaaacagtggaaaacaatccaataaaaacaatgaaatacatacaaaaaacagtacagaagaaaagaaagtatatataaacatatcaaaagataattagacatcatgatgataatttcaattttaaaatcttgcaaaaaaaattattgtacaataaatacattatgtatttgcatgtttttagGTTATAGCCTAAATAAATACTTCTTGTTGGATGCAccgctgtattttttttttttttctccacttaaCTCTTTTCTCATGTAGTGTCTTTCAATGATCTTATAACAAGCTGTTCAACAGTCCTCACTTTGTATGATTTCTTGTGAATACATTTCATGCTGTCACGATTCCAGACAAAACATCAACACAGCGAATCCACTGACCACGTGGTACAGCGTTCCAAAAATAACCAGCCAATCAGGTAATTCTGTAGtagcagcagccaatcagaaaaaGGCAGTGGGCGGTTGCCAAGCAGCTCCCGTGACTAACCCCTTGTCATATGACTGTGTGACACCCATGGAGACAGTTACAAGGAACAAGAGCTGCTCTTCTTGGatttgagaaaagaaaaaagagaccTGAATTGGTACAAAATGCCTCCGACTCTTTTCCAGAAACTTTTCAACAAGAGAAACGCGTTTTCGTCGCCGCCACCGAGATGCAGCAAAGAGCACCCAGCTTTCAGGTAAACTagctattctctctctctgtctgtgtgtgtgtgttgagctaACATGCTACTGCTAACGAGGCTATCCTTTAGTACAGATACACACAATGCTTCCACCAtgcatgatgatgctgctgctgctgctgcaggttgttCTACTTTACCAAGatgcaaaaaacaaatcagGTCAAAGTACAGCAATATACagagcaataataataataatattttttatttctagagcacttttcaagcacaaagtgctttcccaaggaaattcacatcatatacaaacaaaatacactgaaacataaataattaaataaaaaacaatagaatggggtaaataaagaaacaagcatatacatattcatacagttacatatgcacatatatacacatcagCACAAAAGCATACAAAAGACTATAATTCAGCTGATTCAAGCacaaagcacaaaaacaaaatcaggtCAAAGTACAGCAATATACagagcaataataataataataataataataataataataattttatttgtagagcacttttcaagcacaaaacacaaagtgctttccaaggaAATTCACATCATATTCAAACAGAATacactgaaacataaataattaaataagaaaacaatAGAATGgggtaaataaagaaacaagcatatacatattcatacagtTACATACACATCAGCTCACAAGCATACAAAAGACTATAATTCAGCTGATTCAAGCACAAAGCACAAAAACCAAATCAGGTCAAAGTACAGCAATATACagagcaataataataataataataataataataataataattttatttgtagagcacttttcaagcacaaaacacaaagtgctttccaaggaaattcacatcatatacaaacaaaatacactgaaacataaataattaaataaaaaacaatagaatggggtaaataaagaaacaagcatatacatattcatacagttacatatgcacatacatacacatcagCTCACAAGCATACAAAAGACTATAATCCAGCTGATTCAAGAATGGAATTCACTCCCAAATCATATTACACAACAAAATACTAtatatggttttaaaaaaaaacactaaaagaggATTACTTAAGAAgaaattcaagattcaagatgtttattgtcacaccggttatacaggtacaatcgtgtgaaatgccttttgctgggaagctccattaaaataataagttatattacaattataaaaggaaatactttgtggaagggcatattaagaacacatacaggcatattaagaacatatacattaagaacatatacagtatatgcagtataagatatatgtttgtgtgagaaggtgtcatgtgaattatctatttaaaagtctaatggcctgggggaaaaaactgttcctcagtctgctgatGAGTGTCCTGGGGCTTTAGTAAATAAACTTTAGTAATTAATAGGTATTATTGGGTGTGTGTAAGGGGATTATGGGCATCCCATGTTataaatgatgatatttatcTGTTAGATCATGATAGATTCAGTCAGAGCCGCactattttctttgtgtttttttgtttttttttacgtgCATTACCATGTGTTATATGTTAGTGTTTGATGATgagtagtgtgaatgtgtattttttgtattgtcACCATGTAAACTATGTGGACCCCCAGGAAGAATGGGGAtcttaataaacaaacaaacaaacgcaCTCGAGCACTTCCTGAGAGTTTACAGCTCATGTGCTGTTGATAATAAAGTGTTAATAAGTTCATAATAAATGCCTTCCCCCTCCCTGGAGTGCGACATAACCAGCTAATCGGTATCATTGCTTAGAAGTTGCTGAAGCAGTGTGTCCCCCTTTCCCCTTTGTGCTCCTTTTGTGTGGTAGCTTTTCTCTCTTCGCATCTTCTGCccgcttatttatttattttattatttcat
This window harbors:
- the LOC141753066 gene encoding uncharacterized protein LOC141753066 isoform X2 — its product is MGRHKSNRPNKRDTPVKRALSRRDKCRRLLPNKHYEAFPEEPEVKEMNFPTVKPAHPVLTSIKPADCKYVLRLRSPAFTENPRDKVVSRAAPANKKSGHRVSPAGHQTIHTTPEPEAFKGGEMPVKEEKQNLTVTLGSISSSSMESDTTFSSDDDDDGDEEDSSASETSINLPSPEIFRRESYVETLTFPFTEELGLHLHIKNSTLLDVSHAESINMFHPPNVSNILDVSTILAEKSCEIKGPEAETKIHTDSFKTEKAFKRETPPKLTNRRPISYKKKVWFCPIIAETFEAKHTPASKLTIHMSSPAEQLQPDADTSRAGEINSKEEALRLTATLKRPVQSSPEKAKLFDFDNSDRDAFFKGMRERCVHLRSAPLFPLTAPEYTEPFVL
- the LOC141753066 gene encoding uncharacterized protein LOC141753066 isoform X1, with translation MGRHKSNRPNKRDTPVKRALSRRDKLSECRRLLPNKHYEAFPEEPEVKEMNFPTVKPAHPVLTSIKPADCKYVLRLRSPAFTENPRDKVVSRAAPANKKSGHRVSPAGHQTIHTTPEPEAFKGGEMPVKEEKQNLTVTLGSISSSSMESDTTFSSDDDDDGDEEDSSASETSINLPSPEIFRRESYVETLTFPFTEELGLHLHIKNSTLLDVSHAESINMFHPPNVSNILDVSTILAEKSCEIKGPEAETKIHTDSFKTEKAFKRETPPKLTNRRPISYKKKVWFCPIIAETFEAKHTPASKLTIHMSSPAEQLQPDADTSRAGEINSKEEALRLTATLKRPVQSSPEKAKLFDFDNSDRDAFFKGMRERCVHLRSAPLFPLTAPEYTEPFVL